GCAGATCGATATTTTGGACACAGCTGGACAGGAAGATTATGCAGCCATCAGAGACAACTATTTTCGCAGTGGAGAGGGTTTTCTGCTTGTGTTCTCCATAACTGAGCAAGAGTCTTTCACAGCCACAGCAGAGTTCAGGTGGGTATTAACTCGTGACCTTCACACCCTTGTGATTTGAAAATAatgttctatatttatatatttcacttTACAGGATTTAGACCCTTTTTTCCCCTTGGTGAGTTTTGTACACTTGGCCTAATGTCTGTCCAGGGAACTGAACTCTGCAGTGGCGTGTCCAGATTCCTTGTAATTTAGAGAGGCATGTTAATTATTGCACATTTCATTACAGATGTGACATTTACAATTACACGATCGATCTCTTTTGGAACTTGGATGGAATCTGATGATGACGCCCTTCTCCAAACAAACCCAGATTAAATCCTGGCTACAGATGTGTGTTATTTGGGAGCAGTGTAAAAATACTCTGCTAAATATCTCACACGTGTGCGTCTTTTGTACAGGGAGCAGATCCTACGTGTTAAAGCTGAGGAGGATAAGATTCCACTGCTACTAGTAGGGAATAAATCTGATCTGGAGGATCGCAGGCAGGTCTCTGTGGATGATGCAAGAGCAAAAGCAGAGGAGtggaatgtacagtatgtggagaCTTCTGCTAAAACACGAGCCAACGTAGATAAGGTTCGATACATATTGCTCACATTATGCTTTACTCTTACATGAAAGCTGaagtatttattaatataatgtcGTTTAATTCCAAAGGTATTTTTTGACCTCATGAGAGAAGTGCGATCCAAAAAGATGTCAGAAAATAAGGACAAAAATGGAAAAGgaaagaacaagaagaacaagaagagcTTCAAGGAACGGTGCTGTTTACTTTGAGCTCCACATTGACTTTCTATAAGCTAATCTAATTCTACTCTAAGAAACATTTCAAGTTTTCTTTTGCAATCAAAACATAATTAGTGGCAAGTCATCACTGACCAGGCTTTTCATATTTCCTTTCTCCATGCAAACTCATCTCTTGGTCAGTGGCTACTTTCTGTAGCACTTTATGACTAACGTGGAGGGGAGCAATCTGTGGCCAACActaagctttttcttttttatttttatcttgtgTAATTTAGCTTAATTTCACATCTTATTTTCAGTCTCATTTGTGGCTATACATTAATAGTAATGTTTCTTGTattcagaaatatattttttatccctgTGCCACTACGTGGTGGAGACATTATGTTTTTGGGTTCTTCCTTCTGTCCATCTATGATTCTTGTTAGAAGTATATTTTAAGAGTACTTCAGGTATGCAAATTAGTAACAAGAAGGACTAGCCTTGTGGTCGGTGGACGTTTCCGCATTGATATTTTTTCTCAGCTTaaaggaaatttttttttaacacccaaatgtttatatttttttgctctTGTTTTGAAAATGTACATCTAATGACAATGTTAGAGATTGTAAATATCTGTACTAAACTTGCTATACACAGCTGAGACTACTGATGTTTGGTAGAAAAACCATGACGTCTGGCCGGCTAGGAGATGATATGGGGTTAATGTACCAAAGTGCTGTGTATTCCTAATGCCTGATTCATTCTAAAATCTCAGATCTCCACTGACACACTGAGTTTGTGGAGGTGTGTATACAAGATCGTTAAATGATGTCACACTCAGCAGCACTATTTTGTGCCGCTTAAAACCTTTCTGGGACTTAACAAGTCCACTTTTGGCATAGGAGAATCTACACTGCCTCCCAATGGTTGACATAAATACAGGTACATTACATGGATAGATACTGCTTAGGAACATGTTGCCTTGATGTTTCTTAAGTTTTATTGTGCTATTTTTGTAGAATGTATGCTGCCTTTTCCACCATCAGACCCTTCTGATAAATGTGCCATAAGTACCTGTGCCAACCTGATATTAAATGTATAGCAATGACTGAATGCtgattgggttttttttttttttttggttcattttctTTAGTATTCTGATACACACTCCGAGTGCTACAGATCCACCAACGATATTGCTGAGATTGttgttttatatcattttataggTTTTGGCCTTTCAGAAATTTTTATAATTGTTTCCACTGGACAGTAAATCAAGATAATTCAAAATATGTTGCCAAATAAACATTTGTTGTATTTCTCAACATGGTCTTTACATGCTCTGAACTTCATGCTAATGTTAATAGTTTGTTGTATGTTCttccttttttgctttaaattgaAATGCATACAGAAGATGTTTTGACAGAAGATGTTTTGACAGGATATATTGATGCATCATGCATACATTTTCTCCAGCTGTAAAAATCTCTCCCTATACAGCGACCCATTGCTTCCTGCCCAAGGCCATTTATACATATGTCTACAAGAGCTAACTATCTTGGCATCCCATAGCAACAGCATTCTTGTATCCATATTGTGCCTAATAGAGAGCCTTCAAAGTACAACTCTTGACTTGAATCTATGTGAATagggaagaaaaaagatttatacaAATAATAGTATACATGATATATTTTAATCTAAAATTCACCTATATGCTGCTCTATTATTGCTTACTCCCACTTGCTCTCTCTAACAACAaactgagagaaaaataaagttcAGCAGTGATACTTCATTAAGCAGAATTGGAGCGACAGTTACTCGTGTGCAGTGGACAGATACGTCCAAAATGGATCCTTTTGCCCTTGGAAACCTTTGAtaattttggtaaaaaaaatacaacaatctGATTTGTGGTTAATGATCAAAAAGGCTTTTTTTGCAAACTTGTTTTGATTGCATAAACCTTTTAATATAAAGTGTTGAATGCATGAAGGAGTGTCCATATTAATTCTCTTCACCATTAATTGTTTAGcattttgcaaaaataaatagctGCACTACTATGAAGGTAAAACCTTACATACCGTGTACATGCTCAAAATATCATCTCGCTGCCTGTTACTCAGTTGgtactatatttctttttgCCTGTTTTTATGACGTGTGccaataattctttttttttctataattaataaaaactggTCAAACAGGCGGTATTGTCTTGACATATTGGATGTTTGCTGAACATTTGCTGGAATCTTTTGTAAATTCTTCTATAGATAATGGAACATAAATACAGATTTCAGATATTTACAAATAATCAGTAATTTCAGCATCATTGTTGGATCGTTAAAATCTTTAGATAACTTTATGTCCACTGGTGTTTATTTAGATACaattgaggtaaaaaaaattaacgtTCTGCTTTAGGAAGACCCCAAATGTAATGACAATCTCAGAAAGTATAAAAcaaatctgtctatctatctagaaGTCTGGTTTCTGAGGTGTCTGGTTATTGTTCACCGTACGTGATTCTGTTTGGTTAGAAATGTGTACAAAATAACATGAACATTCCTCATTAAGGAAAGTCAGAAGCTTTATATGTTATGTTCAATTAACACATGTCTCATGTACTTGTTGATACAAGTACACATGTATCAACAAGTATCAAAAAGTTAAGGTGGGACTGGTAACAGCAGCATGGTGAAAGCCTGTAACAGATAGTTTTGACCACCAGGGGGCGGTCATGTCATTCACACTCAGTCCTGCTGGCTGTTTTGAATTATATTTGTGGTGAGTTTTCAGTCTTATCTGAAGTGAATGCATTTTCTCATGCTGCAGCAAATCGTTATATTCACTTGAGCTGGAACAGGGCATCACAAACCTGCTAAGGAAGCAATGAAGCttgacaaaaacattttctagaATATTATCCATAAATACTGCatgcatttacacaaacatttcaaaataaaggaTGAAAAAtgcaagagattttttttatcacatgaATTGTGAATGACATGAAAAGTCTGAATGTACCAGAATACATTTCAACATCAAgtctaatgttaaaaaaaagcctaaatCAGGCTGGTGTAGGTGCTGATGTTTattccaatcaagcaggagccacatctgattccacctgtttaataaATTGATCTTTTCAACAGACAATAGGCTTCTGTTTGGATGGAATGAAAACATGCCCCAAACTGGCCCTCTATGCATAAGATTGGACATCGCTGGTATAAATGATTATGACAGGACAGCTTGAATGCAGATTTATATATTATCTTGGGGTATAAATAGGAGTCGCACAGCCTTATGAGGATTACCCTACCAAATTAATTTAACTCTAGCTCCAGTTGAGAAAATGAGCTGCAGAAAATAACCGCTGTCAAATCTTGACTAGACCAGAAAAGAGTTCTCCTGCCAGTTGTTTTGTCTTGACTGTCAAACCAAGGTACTCATTCTTCGCTAGAACAGCCACAGGTAGCAACCTAAAACACTACAGAAGAGCTGAGATGCTGCCATTTTCCTTTTGCTTGGCTTGACAGGATGACCTTTCATTTCAGCAAAGCCCTTTGTTTGCTGACCGTTTCGCTTGCCAGATAAAGAGCTTGATTCTAATGAGGTTCTGTTTATTAGAGCTCATGGCACCTTCAAGATATTGTGCCATTTTCCATATGAGTTGGTCCTCAGCATGGGTAATTCTTTTGAAAAACAATGAGCTTCAATATTGCTGATGAAAAGAGCACTGATAGCTTAGTTAACTGCTCTTGAGGACTCTCATTGTGCTACAAGGTATGTTGCACAACAAGATGTGatatgaatgtaaaaatatCCAGTCATGTTCAAGCTATAATTAAACAGGCAACAGCTTAGTCCATAATGCAAAAAGCATCAAtactgtttaatgtttaatccaGATGTGTTattccaaataaaacaaattcaaaGTGTGGGGAAAAAGTCCTTGAAATGCCCCAAAGAAGACATTCTCTTCAAAAATAAATGGTCCCACAGCACCTTGAAGCTGTACCCCATGGGATTTCACTGATGTGGGCCTAATTAGTCCACACACCTGAGCACAATTGCGATTCTGAATATTTTTGACCCAACTTAAGGGGGCttgcaaattttatttaaagacattGAAAcctatttataaaacatttcacttgCATAAAAAATGTAGACACTTCTAGAACACGTCTACAGTTATAACTTGACAGGTACAAATGTTTAGAGTGTTGTAGAGTGTTGTGAAAGCATGCAGTCAGTATTCATTTTCATATATTAAGAACATTTATATTCCATCTCATTACCATCGGAAGGCAATTGTGATTGAGTCAttgcaaacaacaacaacaacaacaacaacaacaacaacaacaataataataataataataataataataataataataataataataataataataatttaaacatttgtgaACTTTTCACGTCAAAGAACTGACCCTAAATGGGGAGAACAGCTTACAGTAGTTTGGTGAAGGACAGAAAATTGCATTTAGAGAGGAAAGAAGTTGcatgtgttttgtatttttgtatcaCATTACATTTCAGCAACATGCAGGTAACCATGTTTCCAAGTCCATGCAACCTTCATGCATTATAACTAAGCTGAGTAAACTAGGAAATTAAGTAGACCTAAAGAATATCTCAAGCTTATGTGAAGTGATATGAATACATttagggatttatttattaatttcactGCACAGCCTGATCAGGGTTTTGGTTGATTTGGAGTCTGACCCAAGAACACTGGGTGTGAGTTGGGAATACACACTGGATTTGGCAGTGTACcgtgcacacacattcatacactaaTTTGTATGCTGGATCAGTTTAGTGTAACCAATCCACCTagtggcatgtttttgggaggtgtgaAAATACTGcagaacctgaaggaaacccatgCAGGCATAATGTAGAGCACAGACAGTAAACAGAGCTTAGGAAGGCTCAAACCAGGAACCCTGGAGCTATGTGTCTACTTACATTGTTCAAATAAACTCATTTACAAGTTCATATAGACTGAAAGGAACATGGTTGAAAAATAGCAAAAATTAGCTCCATTAAATGTGCTGTTGCACACGTTTACCTTAGAAAGTCCGATATCAATATTGACTTTATAGAACTGGTTTTCCATTAAAAGGCAGACTGAAATAGATTAGCTTAAGGCACGTGAGAACTGTAAGCCATTTTACAGTAAGTcacataaaatgttatttacataAAGTATACTTGCAATCCACAGTCCtgacactgaaaataaaaactgagGTCTGATCTCTTCTAATTACTATAAATATACACCTGCATCTCCAGAATCCagaaagatttcagacatttctGTGAATTTTAACAAAAGGTACTATCaattaatattactattacaATTATTACTGATAGCCTTGACTTGACTTCACCTGTGTGTGTCGAAAAAGGTAGTATAATTTTCAGGCATGAGGAGTAGATCGTACGTTTACACGTTTCAACACATGCAAACCAGAGTAGTGAAAAGCTTCCTGACTCATCCCAGTTTTATTTAAGaggaatcactttttttttgtcttgcagTTTTGAACTTTGTATTTCGCCACCTTCAAGTTTaacagtttttaataaataatcaaaaagaatgaatgcatcatttaaaaatacaataattcgGATATCCTCAGGACAATTCAGGATAAATATGATAAACCAGTTTTGAAAATAAACTTATACATATTTTTGTTAAGGTCAAATACATAACCCCAGTTAGGCTTTTAGTAGCTACTTTCTTAATGATTCTATCTGTTAGTTATGTTTTACTTCACAGTAACGATAGAGTTAGTCAAGTTAAATTTCTGCTTGACTCTCTTTAAGATCTTACATATCTTTAATAATGCCTATACAAAGAAGACTTGAATTTTAATGATCATTTTTGAACACATACCGATGAATGAAAGTAAATGAGGAAATGACATCCATGGACCCTTAATGTATTCCCAGTTCAATGCACTGCCATTTTACTTCAAATTCCTCCTTCTCTTAATTTGAAAAGAGAAGCCTTTCTTTCCAATTACATAGATGAGCAACTCACCACAATTAAATAGAAGAATCTTTAGAAAGGGTACTAATTTGGTGGAATTAAATATGTCTGATTTTCCTTAATTTCTAAAGGtctgacaataaaatattatacaacTGTTAAGTAATCAAAACGGTTGTTTCTTTTAGCCCCAAAAAACCTTTAACATATTATTTTTGTACAGAATTTGTaatagatgtttattttatgacttctgcattattaagtataaaaacattttgtatttacaaagtttactttcctttttacttaaaaaaaacaagaaatgtttGTTAGCAAAGAACAATTTTGCTTAAAAGACcaatttttacacaaaaatataatgaaGGCTCCTGGGAAATACTGCAACAGACAGCAACTGCAACTCCAAGAGGCTCCTTAAAACTAACCTGCTAATATCCATATAAAACCCCACAAAGTGTACCTGAGACTACTGAAGGCAGAAAACTGTCACACTACTAactttgttatttattcaaTGTTCACACATTATTTAAAGGTAGTAACATATAGAAATGTACAATTTAATTACATGTTAAATTAAGGAATATTTACAAGACTTCTGCACAGCAAAGTACTgtacatatctatctatctatctatctatctatctatctatctatctatctatctaaatctGAATAAGCATCAGTAGTCTActaatctctggaaaattgtccgtagtgtgtgattgcgtgagtgaatgagagtgtgtgtgccctgtgataggttggcactccatccagggtgtatcctgccttgatgcccgatgactcctgtgAGGCACAGGATCCTcatgatccgaggtagttcggatgagcggtagaaaatcagtgagtgagtgagagagacagtctACTAGAAAATCAACAGTTTCATGGAGACATTATCTATATAATAATAGCTACAAAAAATACTTACCActtttttctttagattttGAAGGATACGCTGAGAATTGTCAAGCATTTGATATAAAAGTCCTTGAGCTTTTGATTGACAGAGAAACctgaataaaatgatttttgcCAATGTCAGATCTATAGCATGGCTCTTTAAACACATCCATTGTATGCCGGCCAAGTAAGACACTTGGTTACACAGCATGCAAAGGCACGGCACAGATCAAAACTGCTAAATGCCTTACATCAAGGGCAAA
The genomic region above belongs to Tachysurus vachellii isolate PV-2020 chromosome 8, HZAU_Pvac_v1, whole genome shotgun sequence and contains:
- the ralba gene encoding ras-related protein Ral-B, giving the protein MAANKGKNQSSLTLHKVIMVGSGGVGKSALTLQFMYDEFVEDYEPTKADSYRKKVVLDGEEVQIDILDTAGQEDYAAIRDNYFRSGEGFLLVFSITEQESFTATAEFREQILRVKAEEDKIPLLLVGNKSDLEDRRQVSVDDARAKAEEWNVQYVETSAKTRANVDKVFFDLMREVRSKKMSENKDKNGKGKNKKNKKSFKERCCLL